One window from the genome of Streptomyces sp. NBC_00708 encodes:
- a CDS encoding cellulose-binding protein: MSAAPGSAYGFVGVRGRGYRPEQVDRAVAALSAERDEAVARVARLAELAEELAAESARLDEAVARLAPQDYASLGERAQRILALADEEAGALRGAAGEDAQALRDEAEAAALALREAARADAEAVRAAAVSRADEVVGAAQAAAGEVLEAARTEAAAVREEAEAARAATRERTASVLAHQEQEHAERWKAAEGEIAGAEAAQAAEQAALLERAEAGLAAARKGRAEAEEAARHGQEDAQARAAELVARARVREERVVRETERILREHEEGREEVQAHMAHVRSSLAALTGRVSPSRD, encoded by the coding sequence ATGAGTGCTGCACCGGGGTCCGCGTACGGGTTCGTCGGTGTACGGGGCCGTGGTTACCGCCCGGAGCAGGTGGACCGCGCGGTGGCGGCGCTCTCCGCGGAGCGGGACGAGGCCGTGGCGCGGGTGGCCCGGCTGGCGGAGCTGGCCGAGGAGCTGGCGGCGGAGTCGGCCCGGCTGGACGAGGCCGTGGCGCGGCTGGCCCCGCAGGACTACGCGTCGCTGGGGGAGCGGGCGCAGCGGATTCTGGCCCTGGCCGACGAGGAGGCCGGGGCGCTCCGGGGTGCGGCGGGGGAGGACGCGCAGGCGCTGCGGGACGAGGCGGAGGCGGCGGCCCTGGCCCTGCGGGAGGCGGCGCGCGCGGACGCGGAGGCGGTTCGGGCGGCGGCGGTGAGCCGGGCCGACGAGGTGGTGGGGGCCGCGCAGGCGGCGGCCGGCGAGGTGCTGGAGGCGGCGCGTACCGAGGCCGCGGCGGTGCGCGAGGAGGCGGAGGCCGCGAGGGCGGCGACCCGGGAGCGCACCGCGAGCGTGCTGGCGCACCAGGAGCAGGAGCACGCCGAGCGGTGGAAGGCGGCGGAGGGGGAGATCGCGGGCGCGGAGGCGGCGCAAGCGGCGGAGCAAGCCGCTCTCCTGGAACGCGCGGAGGCGGGTCTGGCCGCCGCGCGGAAGGGCCGGGCGGAGGCGGAGGAGGCCGCGCGGCACGGGCAGGAGGACGCGCAGGCGCGTGCCGCCGAGCTGGTCGCGCGGGCGCGGGTGCGCGAGGAGCGGGTGGTGCGCGAGACCGAGCGGATCCTGCGGGAGCACGAGGAGGGCCGCGAGGAGGTCCAGGCGCACATGGCGCACGTCCGCAGTTCGCTCGCGGCGCTCACCGGGCGGGTCTCGCCCTCGCGGGACTGA
- a CDS encoding SUKH-4 family immunity protein — protein MSAMVTFAQAQERADEWVNGDVPAYQHREVRVREFELGFVVWAEDRADGPVSDGGRQRMVIARDSGEATLWPGLPVGEVIRRYEEEYGSQDVEPAAPAPPERVDLNQTSFLLSPPEWLQEAADKLGIPDRRADRDTPPPAPAAPSAPASFPPPAPIPSSPTPSQGGSVAYEPTASEGVPASSLQPPVGATPWAGTDTNAGSDDAEVALPATVFAPPLSGADDEEELPPVVPADAPTALMSGGSALPKTAIAPSLGGRPAEPAPPVPGPPVPGTAVPGPPVPGTSVPGPPPVPGPNAGPPGGPAPHFPGQQTPPPGVPGGPGAGDIADAATSKAALPPRAGRGGSTPPPPPGAPGTPGARPGAPVPPPSGPGAPGAPAGGYVPTQLVSQLGPPGAPQPPGAPTPPPGGGVHQAATMFADPGSVGPGAPQPPGAPGVPGVPAGQQPPPPPGATPPPGPGGVHHAATMLAGPGQVGPGAPQPPGPPMGAPPAGHTPPPAYGYPQAPPTGQPTVGPGYQAVLRFRAPDGSEQQLIRRSAPGTPHPEWQMLHELRAMNVPPQQVIELHTELESCELPGGYCARMIRETWPQVRITSVAPYGTDHASRQQGMQHLLTHQGELHQVADGPARPAPVRAPLPQMQPAPPVPPEALAEEMTQTFGPQGVLRFDQRAVSRQGVPEIVARTLVWAGLPADFGPFFWAQPGQPVIPTLAELAAQRQVQPASDAGSYLVMGSDFGRAICVQYGTAHIVAVPVEAGPGGAPVPPQFVNTGLPEFVRCMALLGRMWRLRYGLNPEQAGRWTVDFQAQLVALDGAALASPESWWSVLLEQMWDGLI, from the coding sequence ATGAGCGCGATGGTGACCTTCGCACAGGCGCAGGAGCGCGCGGACGAGTGGGTGAACGGTGACGTTCCGGCGTATCAGCACCGTGAGGTCCGGGTGCGTGAATTCGAACTCGGATTCGTGGTGTGGGCCGAGGACCGTGCGGACGGTCCGGTGTCCGACGGCGGCCGTCAGCGGATGGTGATCGCGCGCGACAGCGGCGAGGCGACGCTGTGGCCCGGACTGCCGGTCGGTGAGGTGATACGGCGGTACGAGGAGGAGTACGGCTCGCAGGACGTGGAGCCGGCGGCCCCGGCGCCGCCCGAGCGGGTGGACCTGAATCAGACGTCGTTCCTGTTGAGCCCGCCGGAATGGCTCCAGGAAGCGGCGGACAAGCTGGGCATCCCGGACCGGCGTGCGGACCGGGACACCCCGCCACCCGCTCCGGCAGCCCCGTCGGCCCCGGCCTCCTTCCCGCCGCCGGCCCCGATCCCGTCCTCCCCGACGCCGTCGCAGGGCGGTTCGGTGGCGTACGAGCCGACCGCGTCGGAGGGCGTTCCGGCGTCCTCGCTCCAGCCGCCCGTCGGGGCCACGCCGTGGGCGGGGACCGATACGAACGCGGGCTCGGACGACGCGGAGGTGGCGCTGCCGGCGACGGTGTTCGCGCCGCCGTTGTCGGGCGCCGACGACGAGGAGGAACTGCCCCCGGTGGTGCCGGCGGACGCGCCGACGGCGCTGATGTCGGGCGGCAGCGCGCTGCCGAAGACCGCGATCGCGCCGAGCCTGGGAGGCCGCCCGGCCGAGCCGGCCCCGCCCGTGCCCGGTCCGCCCGTGCCCGGGACCGCTGTGCCCGGTCCTCCGGTGCCCGGTACGAGCGTGCCGGGTCCGCCTCCGGTGCCGGGTCCGAACGCGGGCCCGCCCGGTGGGCCCGCGCCGCATTTTCCGGGGCAGCAGACCCCGCCGCCGGGTGTGCCCGGCGGTCCTGGGGCCGGGGACATCGCCGACGCCGCGACGAGCAAGGCCGCCCTCCCGCCGCGTGCGGGGCGCGGCGGGAGTACGCCTCCGCCGCCTCCGGGTGCCCCCGGCACCCCGGGCGCGCGGCCGGGTGCCCCGGTGCCGCCGCCGTCCGGCCCGGGTGCGCCCGGTGCCCCGGCGGGCGGCTATGTGCCGACGCAGCTGGTCTCGCAGCTGGGCCCGCCCGGGGCCCCGCAGCCGCCCGGCGCGCCGACGCCGCCGCCCGGTGGCGGGGTGCACCAGGCGGCGACGATGTTCGCCGACCCGGGCTCGGTCGGTCCGGGTGCGCCGCAGCCGCCCGGTGCTCCGGGTGTGCCCGGTGTGCCCGCGGGGCAGCAGCCGCCTCCGCCGCCGGGTGCGACGCCGCCGCCCGGTCCGGGCGGGGTGCATCACGCGGCGACGATGCTCGCGGGTCCTGGGCAGGTCGGTCCGGGTGCGCCGCAGCCGCCGGGTCCGCCGATGGGCGCGCCGCCCGCCGGGCACACGCCGCCGCCGGCGTACGGCTATCCGCAGGCGCCGCCGACCGGTCAGCCGACCGTCGGTCCCGGCTATCAGGCCGTGCTGCGCTTCCGGGCGCCGGACGGCAGCGAGCAGCAGCTGATCCGCCGCTCGGCGCCGGGTACGCCGCACCCGGAGTGGCAGATGCTGCACGAGCTGCGGGCGATGAACGTACCGCCGCAGCAGGTGATCGAGCTGCACACGGAGCTGGAGTCCTGTGAGCTGCCCGGTGGTTACTGTGCCCGGATGATCCGGGAGACCTGGCCGCAGGTGCGGATCACGTCGGTCGCCCCGTACGGCACGGACCACGCGAGCCGGCAGCAGGGGATGCAGCATCTGCTGACGCATCAGGGCGAGTTGCACCAGGTGGCGGACGGGCCCGCGCGGCCGGCGCCGGTGCGGGCCCCGCTGCCGCAGATGCAGCCCGCGCCGCCGGTGCCGCCGGAGGCGCTGGCCGAGGAGATGACGCAGACCTTCGGTCCGCAGGGTGTGCTCCGTTTCGATCAGCGTGCGGTGTCCCGTCAGGGTGTGCCGGAGATCGTGGCGCGGACGCTGGTGTGGGCGGGTCTGCCCGCCGACTTCGGGCCGTTCTTCTGGGCGCAGCCGGGTCAGCCGGTGATCCCGACGCTGGCGGAGCTGGCGGCTCAGCGTCAGGTGCAGCCGGCGTCGGACGCGGGGTCGTACCTGGTGATGGGTTCGGACTTCGGCCGGGCGATCTGTGTCCAGTACGGCACGGCGCACATCGTGGCGGTGCCGGTGGAGGCGGGTCCGGGCGGTGCGCCGGTGCCGCCGCAGTTCGTGAACACGGGGCTGCCGGAGTTCGTGCGCTGCATGGCGCTGCTGGGCCGGATGTGGCGGCTGCGGTACGGGCTGAACCCGGAGCAGGCGGGCCGCTGGACGGTGGACTTCCAGGCGCAGCTGGTGGCGCTGGACGGGGCGGCGCTGGCCTCGCCGGAGAGCTGGTGGTCGGTGCTGCTGGAGCAGATGTGGGACGGGCTGATCTGA
- a CDS encoding SMI1/KNR4 family protein: protein MTTGRLGQQAAPPNAAYAGQLVHFPDPVRASRHPRGVRMDENGCPDFSPYARAAAEIAEPPQGFGVDELRLTDYVSANAALAAAGHELWDTIPPVATPHGWTWHHVPGGRRMELIPVEVKALLRHHGGLASTQVDQDKRGTRPLQETRPAHFRLPKGAVAVTEQQILGVEEDLGYRLPGAYRSFLKAAGGSAPAGTALDAELGLLIDQPFFTVREEAAVNDLVYVNKCLRDHLTKDYLGVAFVQGGLLAVKVRGEGLGSVWFCAYDDARDRDGWTVQERVDRLLLPCGADFDAFLQRLAGNPPELETVANLMVDGGFAQAVPVEG from the coding sequence ATGACGACAGGTCGGCTCGGGCAGCAAGCCGCGCCACCGAACGCGGCCTACGCCGGGCAGCTCGTGCACTTCCCGGACCCGGTCCGGGCGTCCCGCCATCCCAGAGGGGTGCGGATGGACGAGAACGGGTGTCCGGACTTCTCGCCGTACGCGCGTGCCGCGGCGGAGATCGCGGAGCCCCCGCAGGGTTTCGGTGTGGACGAGCTGCGGCTCACGGACTATGTGTCGGCGAACGCGGCGCTGGCCGCGGCCGGGCACGAGCTGTGGGACACGATCCCGCCGGTGGCGACGCCGCACGGCTGGACCTGGCACCACGTGCCGGGTGGCCGCCGGATGGAGCTGATCCCGGTCGAGGTGAAGGCGCTGCTGCGTCACCACGGAGGTCTCGCGTCGACGCAGGTCGACCAGGACAAGCGGGGCACGCGTCCGTTGCAGGAGACGCGGCCCGCGCACTTCCGGCTTCCGAAGGGGGCCGTGGCGGTGACCGAGCAGCAGATCCTGGGGGTCGAGGAGGATCTGGGGTACCGGCTGCCGGGTGCCTACCGCTCGTTCCTGAAGGCGGCCGGTGGTTCGGCTCCGGCGGGTACGGCGCTGGACGCGGAGCTGGGTCTCCTGATCGACCAGCCGTTCTTCACGGTGCGCGAGGAGGCCGCCGTGAACGATCTGGTCTATGTCAACAAGTGCCTGCGTGATCACCTGACGAAGGATTACCTCGGCGTCGCTTTCGTCCAGGGCGGTCTGCTCGCGGTGAAGGTGCGGGGCGAGGGCCTGGGCTCGGTGTGGTTCTGCGCGTACGACGACGCCCGGGACCGTGACGGCTGGACGGTGCAGGAGCGGGTGGACCGGCTGCTGCTGCCGTGCGGTGCGGACTTCGACGCGTTCCTGCAGCGTCTGGCGGGCAATCCGCCGGAGCTGGAGACGGTGGCGAACCTGATGGTGGACGGTGGCTTCGCGCAGGCCGTCCCGGTGGAGGGATGA
- a CDS encoding YwqJ-related putative deaminase, with translation MHTAHTAQTVTTGDPRLSWSSTEKGPAPRLGQRRDGILPAVAAALSVRGETLTCTAGKGDQPPVLHHLVQDFLDTLPSAQRERFTGRCPEAILLSRHLTAAEAGRSKRAQRKPLTNGEARRALKHARLTARRIREDGDPLHGSYAAPCRSCAVMLAHFGVRPVDLTANGAATTAEKS, from the coding sequence ATGCACACCGCACACACTGCACAGACCGTCACGACCGGGGACCCACGACTCAGCTGGAGCAGCACCGAGAAGGGCCCCGCGCCCCGGCTCGGCCAGCGGCGCGACGGCATCCTGCCCGCCGTCGCGGCGGCCCTGTCCGTACGCGGCGAAACACTCACCTGCACCGCCGGCAAGGGCGACCAGCCGCCCGTCCTGCACCACCTCGTCCAGGACTTCCTCGACACCCTCCCCAGCGCGCAGCGCGAACGGTTCACCGGCCGCTGCCCCGAGGCCATACTGCTCTCCCGGCACCTCACCGCCGCCGAGGCCGGCCGCTCCAAGCGCGCCCAGCGCAAGCCCCTCACCAACGGCGAGGCCCGCCGCGCCCTCAAGCACGCCCGGCTCACCGCCCGCCGCATCCGCGAGGACGGCGACCCCCTGCACGGCAGCTACGCCGCACCCTGCCGCTCCTGCGCCGTCATGCTCGCCCACTTCGGCGTCCGCCCCGTCGACCTCACGGCGAATGGCGCGGCCACCACCGCAGAGAAGAGCTGA
- a CDS encoding SUKH-3 domain-containing protein produces MHDRTDLPAQAGPAGRDRQSATRFPVAVDAALRAAGWLPGRWDIRQAEEWADALRSHASPAGHQHAVFPAAVEAWAEFGGLHITATAPGRQIAPPAVRIDPLSGLHLARTLGDLGRALATEVAPLGEEGEGQAVLAIDVAGRVYSIDHTGDWYLGQDIDAALATLVTGLQPERLVSG; encoded by the coding sequence ATGCACGACCGCACCGACCTCCCCGCCCAAGCCGGGCCCGCGGGCCGCGACCGCCAGTCCGCCACGCGCTTCCCCGTCGCCGTCGACGCCGCCCTGCGCGCCGCCGGCTGGCTGCCCGGCCGCTGGGACATCCGCCAGGCCGAGGAGTGGGCCGACGCCCTGCGCTCGCACGCCTCGCCCGCCGGCCACCAGCACGCCGTCTTTCCGGCCGCCGTCGAGGCCTGGGCCGAATTCGGCGGCCTCCACATCACCGCCACCGCGCCCGGCCGCCAGATCGCACCGCCGGCCGTCCGCATCGACCCGCTGAGCGGCCTCCACCTGGCCCGCACCCTCGGCGACCTCGGCCGCGCGCTGGCGACCGAGGTCGCGCCACTCGGCGAGGAGGGGGAAGGCCAGGCCGTCCTGGCGATCGACGTGGCCGGGCGGGTCTACAGCATCGACCACACCGGGGACTGGTACCTGGGCCAGGACATCGACGCGGCGCTGGCGACGCTGGTGACGGGGTTGCAGCCGGAGCGGTTGGTTTCGGGCTGA
- a CDS encoding histidine kinase produces MTATGEDREAAGPTTRGYWWWDRRRSVALDVGLALVSALECALEGVDFAGDTGLPVPFGVVFGLIAGAVLLVRRRWPIAVVLVSIATTPAEMGFLMGLVGLYTLAASEVPRRITAVLMSMSLVGTFIVTYVRLRQGVDENADFGPGDWYVPMLSLFMAVGLTAPPVLFGLYIGARRRLMESLRERADSLERELSLLADRAEERAEWARTEERTRIAREMHDVVAHRVSLMVVHAAALQAVAPKDPAKAVRNAALVGDMGRQALTELREMLGVLRTGEPMVTRVDKVPLASVGRAAQASAEDGPRLGEVEALVGQSRAAGMTVELSVEGSARAYAPEVEQTAYRVVQEALTNVHKHAAGAKTWVRLAHRGAEVAMQVENGPSDAATADAGLPSGGNGLLGMRERVLGLGGVFVSGPTDAGGFRVSAVLPDGGDGTTPSPSGV; encoded by the coding sequence ATGACCGCAACGGGGGAAGACCGGGAAGCGGCGGGTCCGACCACCCGTGGCTACTGGTGGTGGGACCGGCGACGGAGTGTCGCGCTGGATGTGGGGCTGGCGCTGGTTTCGGCGCTGGAGTGCGCGCTGGAAGGGGTGGATTTCGCGGGGGACACCGGGCTGCCGGTGCCCTTCGGGGTGGTGTTCGGGCTGATCGCGGGGGCCGTGCTGCTGGTGCGGCGGCGGTGGCCGATCGCCGTGGTGCTGGTCTCGATCGCGACGACGCCCGCCGAGATGGGTTTCCTGATGGGCCTGGTCGGCCTGTACACGCTGGCCGCCTCCGAGGTGCCCCGGCGGATCACCGCGGTGCTGATGAGCATGTCCCTGGTGGGGACGTTCATCGTGACGTACGTACGGCTGCGGCAGGGCGTCGACGAGAACGCCGACTTCGGGCCCGGCGACTGGTACGTGCCCATGCTGTCCCTCTTCATGGCCGTCGGGCTGACCGCGCCGCCGGTGCTCTTCGGCCTCTACATAGGGGCCCGGCGCCGGCTGATGGAGAGCCTGCGGGAGCGGGCGGACTCGCTGGAGCGGGAGCTGTCGCTGCTCGCGGACCGGGCCGAGGAGCGGGCCGAGTGGGCGCGTACGGAGGAACGGACCCGGATCGCCCGCGAGATGCACGACGTGGTCGCCCACCGGGTGAGCCTGATGGTGGTCCACGCGGCAGCCCTCCAGGCGGTGGCCCCCAAGGACCCGGCGAAGGCGGTGCGCAACGCGGCGCTCGTGGGGGACATGGGCCGCCAGGCGCTGACGGAACTGCGCGAGATGCTGGGCGTGCTGCGGACCGGCGAGCCGATGGTGACCCGGGTGGACAAGGTGCCGCTGGCCTCGGTGGGCCGGGCGGCGCAGGCCTCGGCCGAGGACGGGCCGCGGCTGGGCGAGGTGGAGGCCCTGGTCGGCCAGTCGCGGGCCGCGGGCATGACCGTGGAGCTCTCGGTCGAGGGTTCCGCGCGCGCGTACGCGCCCGAGGTCGAGCAGACGGCGTACCGGGTGGTGCAGGAGGCCCTGACCAACGTCCACAAGCACGCGGCGGGCGCGAAGACGTGGGTGCGGCTGGCGCACCGGGGCGCCGAGGTCGCGATGCAGGTGGAGAACGGCCCGTCGGACGCGGCGACGGCGGACGCGGGCCTGCCCAGCGGCGGCAACGGCCTGCTCGGCATGCGCGAACGGGTACTCGGCCTCGGCGGCGTCTTCGTCTCCGGCCCCACGGACGCGGGCGGCTTCAGGGTCTCGGCGGTCCTGCCGGACGGCGGCGACGGGACCACACCCAGCCCGTCCGGCGTTTGA